GATCTGGGTTTGTGATTTTGGGGTATTAAGTGGTCAACAAAGCTGTTGCTTATTTTATACATTCGGTGTTTGATGCTACTGCTATTAAGGGTTTGATCTTTGATTCAAATCATGAATTAGAGCCTTTTGACTAATTATGGATCCTAATTAATAAGGGATGACAAACTCCGGTCGGCTGCATACGGTATAAGGGCGAGATTGATGGTTGGAGTGAGGATGTTAGTTTCTAAGTTCTGAGATTTATGAGGAAATTGTTGAAGTTGGTTGACATTTGACTGTTGGGGAACCAAACATAGGGTGTTTGAGATTAGATACAGTGGAATTTGGGTATGGATGATGCTCAGGGCAGCTCAAGTTCGCTCCCTCCTTTCCTTGCGAAGACGTATGAGATGGTGGATGATCCTTCCACAGATTCTATCGTGTCCTGGAGTGCAAGTGATAAGAGTTTCGTTGTATGGAATCCTCCTGAGTTTGCAAGAGATTTACTTCCGAGATTCTTCAAGCACAATAACTTTTCTAGCTTTATCAGACAGCTTAATACATATGTGAGCCACTTGTTCCTTTGTCTCCTTCCGACATTTATCGCTCGAgcacatttttattttatttttttatagcttgaattaaattatttccatacTTTGCAGGGTTTCAGGAAAATTGATCCAGAGCAGTGGGAATTTGCGAATGATGATTTTATAAGAGGTCAGCCTCATCTTCTGAAAAACATACATAGACGCAAACCGGTTCATAGTTATTCCATGCAGAGTCACTTAGGTCAAGGAGCATCTTCATTAACGGAATCAGAGAGACAGAATTTAAGAGATGAGATCGAGAGACTTAAGAATGAAAAAGAGTTGCTTGCTTTAGAGTTAAAGAGGCATGAACAGGAGCGTCAAGGATTTCAGTTGCAAATGCGGCTTTTGAGGGAGCGTTTACAAGATATGGAACGGCGGCAACAAATTATGATGTCTTCCGTGGCTCGTGTCTTGCAGAAACCAGGAGGTGCCATAAATCTGACCCCACAATTGGAGACTAACGACAGAAAGAGAAGGTTGACTAGAATTGCCTACTTATATGATGAAGCCGGGATCGAAGATAGTCAGACAGGCAATTCCCTAATTGCTAGAGAAAATGTAGATAGTACATCATTGTCTAATATGGAGCCATTTGAACAATTAGAGTCATCCATGGTGTTTTGGGAGAATGCGGTACACGATTTTGGTCAAACCAACATTCAACATGAGTCAAACCTTGAATTGGATGAATCAACAAGTTGTGTAGATACCCCAGCAATATCTTGCATACAGCTTAATATCGATGCTCGACTTAAATCCCCTGGGATTGACATGAACTCTGAGCCTGCTTTCGTTGTTGTTTCTGAGCCTATTACAGCAAGGGAACAAACTGCAGGAACTACTGCACCTGCAACAACTGGGGTTAATGATATATTTTGGGAACAATTTTTGACTGAAAATCCCGGTTCAACCGATACACAGGAAGTTCAGTCAGAAAGAAAAGATTCCGATGCTAGTAAGAACGAAAGCAAACCCGGTGATCATGGTAAATTTTGGTGGAATACGAAGAATGTAAATAACCTTGCAGAACAGATGGGGCATCTTACTCCTGCGGAGAGAACGTGATATCGGTTGACTATTCTTTTTACACCTTTTGGTGCCTCAGTATTTCAGATGTATTAAGTTTAGGTATGATTGGTTTGAAAACTAAAGCATGTCATTAATATTCActtgttcattttatttttaggtgcTGTATACATGGCTGTTTGTTTTTACCGCTTCAATATAGTTCAGATTCACATATTTTTTTTAGAATAACTCTGATTTTAATGTATTTGCAAAGTTGTCATGTTACTGTATTTTATGGAATATTTGATGATTATATTGTTGCCTGCATCATGTGAGGGTCTGCTAAAGGTTGCAATAGGCATGCTTCATTAACGTCTTGAAAATGTATTCCGACAGGTGATTAACAACATGCTGTGTTTATGTCGAGTTGGGAAATGCAGATGTACCTGATTGAAGTAGACGGTGTTGTTACGTagttgtgaaattactgaaaaaaTCAATCCATTTTGCTGGAAAAGTAGAATTAACTGCTGTGTTGCAGTAGAAGGGTGTATGGCTGAGGGTTTAGGAAAAAATGTCTTGATGGATATAGCTTATGATGGTATGGACTTAAGTGTCTTAAGTAAAAAGTTCGATTTTCTTGTATTTTTATGCTTGCAACTCAAGTAACTTCTAGGTAAAGATTAAATATATGAAAGCAACTAAAAAGAAACTGTCTAAAAGTACCCTGGATCTTCTTTGCTTGGCCGCTGGCAATCAGCTGTCACCCTCTCCTCTTCCATCTTTCTTGGCAGTGCCGGGCTCCTGTAGGGACGACTTACTTTGTCTACCTCTTGCGAAGAGGCTCACCTGAGCCGAAGGATGTCACTAGAGCAGTCATGGCTCAACCCAACTTGAACGAGGCTTGGATAAGGACTTTTTTGTCTCGGTTTAaatagttaaaaaaatattttaaagttaattttaattataaaaatgtattaatattaataaaaataactcAAAACGGGCCTATGGTTGAAATTCTTTTTGGTATCGGGCTGTGGCCCATgtagtattaaaataaaaaatagggcAATTGTACATAATATAAAAGATATTTCCATTGCCGGGAATTGAACCCGGGTCTCCTGGGTGAAAGCCAGATATCCTAACCACTGGACGACAATGGATGACTTGATTAGTTAATAATAAAATGTTTACTTGATAATGTAATAAAATAACACAATGACTTGCAATGACCAATTTGGTCCCCATTTTCATTCCATATCAGCCTGAGTTCGATTGCAATCTGTGGGCTCTTTACGTCactcaaaagaagaaaaaagtagTCTTCAAAGCACTTTCCCTTTTGGTTAAATTTTACTATCGGTCTCTGTACTTTACAAAAGTGTGGATTTACTCTctgtactttaatttggtcatttttgggcCCATTATGTTAGATTCCattatttctaaaatatgatGCGGCAAATTGTTAATCAAGTTAATAGATTGATAACTATCATTTGTgtcaatattgaaattttaaaattcgaaaacTATGGGATTTTGAATGTCTAATTGGAGAATATGGACTAAATCTACAACTATATGCATAGTACAAGACTTATAAATTGTAATTGAATTAACCAAACGGATTTAACTACTACTATCTGGATAAGGACTAAAGTTTCAAATTTCaacaaatataaaaactaaaattgatCGAATTAAAGTATAAAGACATAAATCCACAACTTTTATAAAGTACAGGAAcctaatagtaaaatttaacctTTCTTTTTCTACTAAAAACAGACAATGTCCATTCCCATCCTGTAGCATGCAAATGGTCAGACATTGGAAGGAACACGAACGTTCAAACTTTGTCCTTTATTACTGACTGCCATATTGCGGTCATATACTGATAAAAATTGACAATAACTGATCATTATATAAAACCAATAAACAAATCATATTTATGGTTTATAAATTTAATGCATTGCTCCTGTCATCTAGAACTTTTTATTAACAAAAACCCAAATATATTTCTTTTCGATGTGGTGAAAAGAAAAGTCCCTACATTCTTCAGTAAGTATATGTCCCATACCCCACCCCCTCCCCCCCCCATCTTAATGCGATTATTATTAGGAAGAAGATAAGTGTGGATTGTGGTTTATGTTTGCTTTACAAAGCTTTCTTCTAATGTTTATAATGAGTAGTTCATATCAGCAATTAATTCCAACTTAGAATATTTGAGTCCCTGGGTCGGGTTAAATCCAGGTACAGATACAAtgccataaattttttttttttttaaggagaTACACCAATGGTGTTCTAAGTAAGTTGGCAAGTTGCTAAATCCCACTTAATGACCCATTAGCAAATCAAATGGCAAAACTGTGTAATGATGTGTGATGACATGTATAAGCAATAAGAATGTAATGGAGCAAGGCCATGGTTGCCCACCTTTATATCATAATTACCACTAGAACAAGCAAAATATTGTAAATTGCGGGTGGCTTAAAGTGATGAACTTGTAAACAGTATTCTTTCTTTTTTCAGTATTATTATAACATTGTTATTCTAATTCATTGGAATTACATATATGAAAATCATGCCGAATGAACAGTAGTTgtataaacttttttttttcaatgaaagaatttgtaattttatatttgcCAACAAAAAAGGAGGCAATGCCATTACAACACTGAAATGGACATGGGTACCACCGACGCGTCGTTCGTAGTTGAGTTGCTTGCGAATGGATATCCAACACCCGATCCTCCGAAACGTGAAGCGGCGTTCTCGCACTTCTGAAACACTCTAGCAAGTGATGCGGCCTTTCTTCTTGCTCGTTTTGTACCGGTAAACAATAGTGTCTGGAGTAAACTAGCCATTGCAGGGGCCTTGAGCACTCTTCTGGTTGCGGTAGCTCCACCGGTGCGGCAAAACTCGAGCAATGCTGCAACAGCATTCTCTTTCCCTCTTGGTGTTCCGCATCGCATCATTGCTATTAGTCCTGAGACTGCCGTTTCTTCCTTCCCTACAGCTTCGGCCCCGATTGGCTGCCTGACAATTAAGGCTAATGCACCTGCTACTTCCTCCGCCACCCCTTCGTTTCCTAAAGCTCCTACGAGGGCTGTAACAGTTCCGGCCTCTATCATTCTCGAACAAGTGTCTGCGTGAGTCGCTAGGTTAAACAAAGCGGTCACGGCATCCTTCTTCCCTCTAGGTGTCCCTACTCTCAACAACTCTGCCAAGGCTTCAACAGCTCCTCCCTGATCAGCTATCCTCTTCTTATACTCGTGAACTGCGGAGAGGCTAAACAATGTTGCTGCAGCATTTTGCCTAGCCTCCACTGTGAGCCCGAGTCTCAAGACTTCAACAATCGATCCTAGACAACCATCCTCGTCCATAATTCGACTTTTGTTCTTAGCATAAATAGATAAGTTCAGCATCACAGTAACAGCATTCTCTTGAGCAACGGGGTTTGAGGATGACAGCAACTTCCGTAAGTGCGGTATCGCCCCAGCCTCCGCAATAAAAGCACGGTTTTCCTTCCCCGTTTTAGCCAGCAAACGAATTTCACGAGCAGCTACTGTCTGAGCTCCTTGAGATCCATTTGCTAGTTGTTGAATAAGAAGCACTGCTGTTGCTCTATTGGCCTCAATCGCTGCTTTGGTCGGCAAAGCCGCAGCAAAAGACTCTGCAGATGCATCACCGGTCTCAGTAGGATCATACGGAACACCATGAGCAATACACCACTGCACGATCAAATTCCTCAAAGCTCGATTAGGAACAATGCGAGTATCATCAAGCATTTGCCCCGTCTTTGGACAAGTACAATGCCCTTCCTCCATCCACCGAGCTATCGAACTCCGATCATATGTCTGCCCCGTTGAAACTATCACGGGATCTTTCATCAAATCCAACGATATAGGACAACAAAAGTCCTTAGGGATAGTCAAAAACGTATGCGCCATCTCCTGACTAATCAACCCTTTCCATGGTTTCTTCGGATTCTCGAAACACAACCGCAACTCATCTTCCTCGAAACCGAATAGAAAAAACTGACAATATCTAGTAATCGCAATGAATCCATTAAGCACAGAAGCCGCAGGTTCGATATCTCCTTCATGATTAACAATCTGTTCTTCCAAAAACTCAATTTCAGACCTACAACTTTCAACATCTTTAATCCCCAGTCTCTCCACAAAAAACAACCTCAATTCCACATGATTTGGTATCCTCCCATTCTCAAATTCATCAAGAAATGAAAAGAATTTAAGCCTTAAAACCTCATCATTTTTATCAACATACAATTTGCATTGTCTACCTTGTTTCTGCAAAAGCTCTACTTGTTCCTTAATATCAtcactcaaattcaaatcttttataGGGAAAACATCCAAAAGGGTAGAAATTTCTTGATTCAAATCATGGAAATGGCCTGAAATTGAATGGCTTTGAAGCAAAAGCCATAACTTACTGGATTGAGAGCAATAATCAAGTAGTATCTTGGACCTATACAGCAACAAATAGAGTTCCTTGAAGCACAATACGGCTGTTGGAGACAAGTTCGACGAGGAACCAGACCTTGAATCCCTCAAATACGTCAAAACCACAAGGAAAATTTCCACCCTTCGGACCAAAGACCGAGAATTCCTCCGTTGAAAGAAGAAAACATGGTCGGAAAAGCAAGAAACAAGATCGGACGACAAGGCGGCCAAGGTTTGGACAAGAGCCACTTGTGTTAAGTCAACAGGAACCAAGAAAGCCTCTAGAGACGGCGACCTTCTCCTCCTTACAGAAGAGAATATAGCTgctgatgccattgttgataaaCTCAAGAATCTGcaacaaaacaaatgaaaatttttaaaatctaatgAATACCCAAGATTCTCAGCTTTATTCTAGTCCTTGGGTTGTTATTTAAATCTTCAAAGGATGTTCATAAACAATACAGCAaagatttggttttttttttcttaacacaacccaaaaaaaaaacatttttatatACAAAATGAGAAGGGGATTTTGTTTAAGAACATGAACCTAATCCGCGTTTAGGAAAATGAAAAAAGACACTGTGTTTTGTCCCTTTCTCTTAAGATCCTTTCATGCTTTGTTCTTTTTCTTCCTTCCTTGCTCGTGTTTCTTTTTTTTCCTGTAAGAAAATTCAATGCAGTTTGCTATGAAAAATAAATGGCGTATGGCTTTGActgaaaaaaatcatattttagtcCATT
The Gossypium arboreum isolate Shixiya-1 chromosome 10, ASM2569848v2, whole genome shotgun sequence genome window above contains:
- the LOC108487106 gene encoding heat stress transcription factor A-4a-like — encoded protein: MDDAQGSSSSLPPFLAKTYEMVDDPSTDSIVSWSASDKSFVVWNPPEFARDLLPRFFKHNNFSSFIRQLNTYGFRKIDPEQWEFANDDFIRGQPHLLKNIHRRKPVHSYSMQSHLGQGASSLTESERQNLRDEIERLKNEKELLALELKRHEQERQGFQLQMRLLRERLQDMERRQQIMMSSVARVLQKPGGAINLTPQLETNDRKRRLTRIAYLYDEAGIEDSQTGNSLIARENVDSTSLSNMEPFEQLESSMVFWENAVHDFGQTNIQHESNLELDESTSCVDTPAISCIQLNIDARLKSPGIDMNSEPAFVVVSEPITAREQTAGTTAPATTGVNDIFWEQFLTENPGSTDTQEVQSERKDSDASKNESKPGDHGKFWWNTKNVNNLAEQMGHLTPAERT
- the LOC108489268 gene encoding U-box domain-containing protein 17-like; translated protein: MASAAIFSSVRRRRSPSLEAFLVPVDLTQVALVQTLAALSSDLVSCFSDHVFFFQRRNSRSLVRRVEIFLVVLTYLRDSRSGSSSNLSPTAVLCFKELYLLLYRSKILLDYCSQSSKLWLLLQSHSISGHFHDLNQEISTLLDVFPIKDLNLSDDIKEQVELLQKQGRQCKLYVDKNDEVLRLKFFSFLDEFENGRIPNHVELRLFFVERLGIKDVESCRSEIEFLEEQIVNHEGDIEPAASVLNGFIAITRYCQFFLFGFEEDELRLCFENPKKPWKGLISQEMAHTFLTIPKDFCCPISLDLMKDPVIVSTGQTYDRSSIARWMEEGHCTCPKTGQMLDDTRIVPNRALRNLIVQWCIAHGVPYDPTETGDASAESFAAALPTKAAIEANRATAVLLIQQLANGSQGAQTVAAREIRLLAKTGKENRAFIAEAGAIPHLRKLLSSSNPVAQENAVTVMLNLSIYAKNKSRIMDEDGCLGSIVEVLRLGLTVEARQNAAATLFSLSAVHEYKKRIADQGGAVEALAELLRVGTPRGKKDAVTALFNLATHADTCSRMIEAGTVTALVGALGNEGVAEEVAGALALIVRQPIGAEAVGKEETAVSGLIAMMRCGTPRGKENAVAALLEFCRTGGATATRRVLKAPAMASLLQTLLFTGTKRARRKAASLARVFQKCENAASRFGGSGVGYPFASNSTTNDASVVPMSISVL